The genomic stretch ttttaaacaaccacttacagcttaccagcctcctttccttaccatctgtactcagcttggatttgtccaccaaaatccaagttttgttcttgagtaaagactctatttcctcattcatggcttcaatccatctttctctatctttactctgcatagcttctttatatgtgagtggatctgcgccatcaatactttcagctgcacacagagcataatacacaacatcagagaactttgttggtggtcttgtttctcttctaactctgtcccttgcaagctgatagtctctgatagagtctgatatagactcaccagcctggttgccctgagttggagcctcttctttatctgaatcagactcactccctgagtcaataactccacctgctcctaggccaacccccacaggctccaccttgaagaaatcaccctcatcttcactggagtccagcttatcttttaggtatggcatctgatcctccaagaacaccacatccctactcaccaagaccttctgcttaccgggctcaatacaccagagcctataccccttaacacccctctgataccccaacataatacatttcagagccctagcttcaagcttgctttgcctagcatgagcataggccacacacccaaacaccttgtactttgagtagtcactatgagctccataccacatgtaatcaggagtttcagatttcagggcagtagatgggcatttattgatgagataggctgctgtatacacagcctcaccccagaatctgctgctcaaaccagaaccaagaagtaggcacctcaccctctctaggattgtcctattcatcctctccacaacaccattttgctgaggattaccaggaacagtccggtgcctcttcatacccttctctttacaaaacagatcaaactcagcagacaagaactctaggccattgtctgtccttaagcatttaacacttctacccttctctagctcaacctccttacaccatatcttgaactttgtgagtgtttcagatttttctttaagaatatatacccacaacttccttgtatagtcatcaatgatagctagataatactttcctccaccaattgaacacaccggtgaatgcccccaaagatcactatgtatgtagtctaaaggggctgtagaagagtgaatacctgtaggatagggtgccttcttagcctttccaagtatacactgctcacaggggtccatcttgttgaaatctccagagatcaggcccttcttgatgagttctttcaagcttccttctgctggatggcccaatctcttgtgccatagcattatggaatcatctgacactgcattgctttctccatcaacagccttagccttcagataatagagaatatgctctctgtcagcctccatcatcactgcatctccagatttaacaaacaattttccttgactcatcaatatggtgaaccctttctgctccagcattcccaatgagatgagattcctcttcacttctggaatatacctcaccccagttaggatctttatagagccatcttgtaggcttagctttaccttccctattcctctgatctgacaaatgtgattattacccAGCACCACAGTGCTGGCTGCTTCTTGAAGGTCATGAAACCAGCTCCTatttgggcacatatggaagctgcaccctgagtccataatccacctatgactgaccccactgtcactaatattcatgagttgagccgggggatcagcactctccacacaatcagattggttgtgtccctcagaggctatctttctcttccatgcatgacaatctttcttcaaatgtccaggtttcttgcaccaatagcaagctctggtttccttctgagcatcagaacttgagggtttagagccctcaaacttcttcttgaagttctgcttcttgaacttcttcacattcaaggcctctgcagcttgaacattggagcttgcagagcctctgttggctgtcttctggagttctttggccatcaaggctgaatagacttctacataggtgataggtttatctcttccatagataattgcatcacttagctggtcatacgagctaggcaaggcattcaatgtgagaatggccttatcctcatctgaaatcttgacatcaacagatcccaggtcatcaatgatcttgttgaactcctctagctgctcaatgatggacctatctccagaaaaactataggcatacagcctcttcttgagatacagccggttagccaaggatttggccaagtaaacttcatctaacttgtccaagatctccaccgcagtcttggcttcttgaacttccctcaagaccttatctccaaggcacagaatcactgcagaatgtgccttgagctgcatctcctccatctttgcctgagctttatcatcaagcactggagcctttcctttctcctctggttttgcaagaactgcggccaagccttgttgaatcaaaaccgccttcatcttcatcttccacaggctataatcattcttgcctgtgaacttttctgcatcaagccttgctgccatctctgaaaccgtttgatcctctgcaaatcagcttcaatatcccttcccacagacggcgccacttgttgggatttacgcacacaaggctttcacacactcaagaagatcacacacacactcactgttgtatgagatcacacaatgcagaaacacacacactcacactttgagtattgaagatgataatcttggagagaaactggaaaactctttattgattaaaactctactctaaactacatacacggtgagctatttaaagctctacaatcaagtagcaactgctactaactaactacaagaagaatcaagaaagcaagaagaataaccgctacatctcagctaactaactgctgctccaacggctagttcggctaggttgcttcttccttctcggttcaagaccgaactccttcctcggctcaagaccgaactccttctcggctcacaaccgaactcttccttctcggctcacaaccgaactcttccttctcggctcacaaccgaactcttccttctcggctagttccagctcaaagccgagcttccttcttctgccttcttcttctcggctagttccaggctagttccagctcggtaagccgagcttaccgaactctgccttcttcttccaactgaaatgagcactccattattacaaattttattattttaacaaaAAGCAACACAttctttctctcttcatctttatACTTTATTATAGTATTCTCTATGTACAATAGCACtatattttactccctccgtcccatgttacttgcactgttgTTTTTCAgctcgtcacaaactccttatactatttatagtttaagttagaattaatgcatttaattaatatgttagtttaagttaataACTCCTTTATTaaatgatgtctcattacacttaaaattctaatttaattacactaaaaaatcaatatcaaatttacggcctaaaatgaaaagtgcgagtaacatgagacggatggagtatttctttttaactcacttaacacaactttcttaaatcatgTGTCCAAAACAAATGTCTACTACATAAGGGCGGaagtaataattatttttatctattttttcattaCTTTTAATTTCCCTTGGAATTTACCAATTTTTTAAAAGATATACTTTATCCTTTTCTTAGAAATAGgcttaatttcttttttcgtccatcccattgaaatagttcatatcaagaaaatattttctcattatcttttattttatcatttatgggccACACAATAAACGACATTATTTCAACTAcgttttcttattttaataattacgcattaaaactcgtatcatcatcaattagtctatttttatgagacggatgaaatatttaactttttgaagaggtaaatgagaaatatataTTCTCAATTTACATAGTTCTCTTAGAGATGCTTTTATTActattcccttcgtcccaagAATAATGATCCATTCTTTGGACAACACGggattttatgttttttattttatgtgttaagtggagaagatgaaataaaaaagagggaatagaataaaaataaatgaatttcaATTTATAATAATGAGTCATTATGGatgagataaactaaaaaaaattatcaccaATCCGAGTATATTACTAGGAAAAGTACTTTGattgaaattaaatattaattcatCTTATGtttacttttaattattttattgcttACATATACTGATATACATATGTACTTTCTATGTCCCTTGTTACTtgcctttttcatttttatcctAAATATAGGATTGAacttttagtgtaattaaatcagtattttaagtgtaatgagaaaTTATTTAGTAAGTGAAcactttaattatttcttaaagtataaatagtgtaagtagtttgaGATTAGTTGAAACataaaagtgcgagtaacatgagaCGGGGGAATAtattaattcataatttttaattattcatattttatttcttataaagcaaatttaaaatttaaactaaCAATCATTAcccattttaaaataaataggaAATCTCTAAACTTTTTTCAAGGACAAGATTTTCCACAATCCTATTTTATTACCCCTCCCTCCTATTACATCATTTCACCAAATAAGGGAAAGTAGTCTTGAAATTGAAGCAGAAAACAAGTGAATCAGACACAAGTACCGGTAACAATGAATTTTACAAATCAACCATTGCTTCGATTTGTTTAATCTCtccaaaacacaaaaatatggagtagtactattactttatttctccaatgtttttataatttaggtAAATGATAGTAATTACTAAGAAATTTTAGTGTAGAGACGAGTATAGAATGTTAAATTTGTTTTTGTCCGTTCCAGAAAAAAACTCCCATAGATTTTGAGTTAAGGTTTATGCAGCGTGGTTTCTGGGTTTTCTTTCGAGCTGGTTTGGACAATTTTGGCTGCATGGATACTGAAATCTAACTAAAAGAATCTCTTGCTTTTGGGGGTTCTCTTATTTCTCCAGGTGAGTGTGTGTATGCGTTTGTTTTGCACTTCGATTTCAAAATTTTCCGCATTTTATTTGATTCTCACCGGATTATGATATTGGGGGAGCCcgaaaaattgaatctttattgCACTTGTTTAACCGGTGTATTGCTGCATCTGATGGGCTCTGCAAATTCCCTTTTCTTGAATAGATTGAGTGATGCATTTCATGCATAGCTGGGGATTTATAGCTTCGTTTGCTTCTGTGAATAAGGATACCTGTTGGCGTTAATTTGGGGTAATTTTCATATTAGATTGTCTGTATAGGAAGAGGGGAAAAGGGAGTTTAATGGTAGCTCAGAAAATGGGATCTCATGGGGGTGGCAGTGGTAACACTGGGTTGAGCCAAGCCCAAATTCAGAGTCATGACCCGAACCCGTTGGCTCGACAGGGATCACTGTATAGCCTCACTCTTGATGAGGTGCAGAACCAGTTGGGTGACCTGGGAAAGCCCCTTAGTAGTATGAATCTTGATGAGCTTCTTAAGACTTTGTGGACTGCTGAGGCTAATAATCAGGCTGGGGAAGCTGTTGATGGCGGGCATAACGTGCAGCTGCCGGGCCAGTTTGTGCCTGGGTTGTCGTTGAATCAGCAGTCGAACCTTATGCTGTCGATGGATCTTAGTAAGAAGACTGTGGATGAAGTGTGGCAGGACATCCAGCAGGGGCAGAAAAGGAGCAGTCTTGATAGGAAAACCACGCTTGGGGAGATGACGTTGGAGGATTTCTTGGTGAAGGCGGGGGTGGTCTCTGAGTCTGCCGGAGGCTCTGTTGGCGATGGTGGCGGGGCTGATCTGACGGGGATGCCTCAGCACACTCAGTGGATGAATTTTCAGATGTCTTCGATGCATactcagcagcagcagcagcagggCATGCTGCCTGCTTTCATGCCTAGTCATCCAGTTCAACAGCCTATTACTCTTGGTGGAAATCCTATCATTGATGCTGGTTATCCCGAGGCTCAAATGACTATGTGCTCATCCCCTCTTATGGGTACTTTATCAGACACACAGACACCTGGGCGTAAAAGGGTCGCTCCTGATGATATAGCTGAGAAAAGCGTTGAGAGGCGGCAAAAGAGGATGATCAAAAATAGGGAATCTGCGGCCAGATCACGAGCAAGAAAACAGGTCTCTTTTCCTATCATTTGGATTTTGGATATTAATTCGTTTTCATTATTTACTGTTGGATTGTTTTATTGTTATTATCTGCAGGCTTACACTCATGAACTGGAGAACAAGGTTTCACGCCTGGAAGAGGAGAATGAAAGGCTCAAGAGACTGCAGGTGTGTGCTATGTAATTATGTTTGTGCCCAAGTTTTGGTGTAGCTATTTTCGACCACATTGCATTTTGCTCTGTCTAAAGATCTACATTGCTATACAACTTGGAGCAGTTTTGGCATTCCACTTGTGATTTTCTGTACCTTAATGTGGAGTTTGGTATTTTTGGTTGTATTTGTGAGTGCATCGGCATTCTCAAACCCATCAATTTATATCTCTCAATGTGCTCACCCAACAAGGGGTAGCTGGATAACTATGAATCTGCTGCATGATTATATGTTCATCGATGTTTGTGTTTCCTATTTGACTACTACACAGAAGCTAATATATGCAACACCATGTGATTAGCAGCATATGCATCTGTTGTTAATCACAAAGTCTATCTCAAAGGAAGATTAAACAGCATAAGATCGAATTTCTGAAATAAGTTTATCTCAAAGGAAGTTTCAGGTGTAAAGAATGCCTGGCTTTATGTAAATTATGAGGTGATTACACATAATTACTTATAATAATTACGTATAGGTCTGTCTATCCATGAGCAGTGAGTTAGTGCAGATTAGTTACCTCCTTTTATTAGTTTACATTGGTAAAGACATGAACTCTGCTGAAATGAAATACTCCTTTTAGTGAAATGAAGTAATTATGCTGGTAAAATGGTGGCATGTGCTCATATCCAAAGTTAGTTTCATCATTTGGCTTGAGACTAAATTCTGTGCTGCCCTTGTTGCTTTCCTTGTCAAATGCTGCCGAAAATCTGCTAAGTTAAAAAAATTGTCAATGAAGTATGAACTACTCCAATTTTTTGCATCTTACATATTCAAATCCATTTACCATCATTGCTTGCTGGTTATACCTCCCTTTGGATGATGACATTAATCTTGATTCCATGCCCATTTTAATACTCTTTAATGACCATTAAGCCATCCGATCATAATGTACATAATCGAACATAAAGCATATAGGCTCTAACGAATCTCTTTTTCTGTTTTGCTCAAATAATCACAAACAAACCCGACTTCTTTTGGATTGCAACAAACCTTTTATTTTGTAGGTATATGTGACTTTAAATTTTTGCAAAGTAAAAGCAAGAATAGTGCCTGCAAGAGCATAAAAATAGGACTAGTTTACTTTAATTCTTCTAATTTTCTCAGCTTATCCTTtccttttgctttttttttggtTCTAATCTTGCTTACATTATTGGTGAATTTTATCCATTCCGCACTTGTGTGGTGTTGCAGGAAGTGGAGAAGGCGTTGCCGAGCATACCACCACCGGAGCCAAAATACCAGCTGCGTAGAACGAGCTCAGCTCCGGTGTGAGGATTGTGTAATAATTAAAACGTAGTGAATGTTGTTAGTTGTTTGGAGGGATGAGTCGCGGGGTAGATTAGCAGTTGTGAGTTAGTTTCCCATTGAACCTTCATGTCTCATGTACATTTTTAGTGTTACAAACTGGGCCAACTTTGTTAACTGTGGTAGTAGTTTATAACATCATAAATCTTTATCTAAAAATATCATCACACGTCTCTACATTGGAATGATTTTTGCACTTTTTGGACTTTTTCACTACCAAAATGCTCTTTCAACTCTTAGAAAGAGCTATTTTTgtcaaatttatttatagtccCTCCCCCTCTTCTTTATTTTTCAGATTAAATTTATAGTCCCTCCCCCTCTTCTTTATTTTTCAGATTAAATAATCTTTATTTTATGATTGTCTTTCATTTCCATTTCTCTCATCTACTTCTCTCCTAATAATATGAATCCATTTGTTATTGTTACTGAACTATTATACTCCCTCATTCTCATGAAAAATGGACATTTTTCTTTTCGACTTGTCTCATAGAAATAGTCCATTTTCATTTATAGCCAACTCATTACTTCTATACATTAATTTGtttataatactactaaaattCACTACTAAACAAGAATAATAATGTGAGTCCTATTatctactaatattattttaactACACTTTTtatattctctcttatttaccaattatgcattaattctcgTACCGTTCCAAATGtgcctatttttatgggacgaaggaagtactaCGTTGTTGTTTTCGCAACTCATGCaccataaaaataataatctatCAAATTAAAAATCTAATATGTAATGTAAATgtgttttaaaattatttaatccgAGATGtcaaatatgaaaatttgagcCATATCATCGGTCAACCACACAACCCTCCCATTCTCTCACAGCCATCCCAAAAGCCctccaatttaatttattttaattgttagTGTTTATCAAATCTATCATAATCTAAAGTGCCGGTTCAATGAAAAGACAAATTTaccctttttggcgggaaaaaAATACAGTATGTGAGAGGGCACTTTGGGTAAATCCAGTTGGCTAAATTTGGagtttattttctgatttttttttgtatactgCAGCCTATATTTTCAGCAGTTTCCAAGAGAGAAAAATTGAGTGAATAACAGTTGTGCGAcgattttcaagaaataaaaagttGTAATCTTGGAAGTATAGACAAAGCGTACCAGCCAATCTTTAAACTATTTACAAAATTTCTATATAAACCAACACAAACAAAATCTCTATATATCCCAACACAGAAACAAATAACAATACTTCAATGCAATTAGAGAGAAagatgagaagaagaaaaagaaggtgAAAAGATCTGATCGGCGGCAAGGCTGCGAGTCTGCGGCTGCGCGATGCTGCCCACGAATCCGGACCAGCGACCTGCTGCAGGAGACGACGACGTTTGATGATGGCGAGTAGCAGCCGCGGCGGGGATGAGAGTGAGAGTGCACCGCGGAGTGGGTGTTGGGAGAATCAGCTGCCGTTCTACAATACACCCTAAGGCACAACTCCCTCTATTCCCTCATCGCCGGACGTCATTTTCTGCAAGAGTACGGACAAGGAGACCGGCAGAGGAAGGGTGATGGAGGAGCGGTGAGGCAGTGCGGAAGGCGTGGCGGCGATGCAGGTTGATGGGCTTGCCGGCGTGGTGGCGATGCACGAGTCAATTCCTCcaattgagagagaaagagggagatgAGAGTGAGAGTGCACCGCCAATTTGGGGGGAGAGGTAGAGGGAGGCGCCGCTTTTTCATATAGGGTttaatttatggagtactattatttgGGTTTATTTGTGTTGGTATTTTAGTTTAAGGAGTGTATTAATTGGGCTTTATTTGTGTTGGTATTTTAGTTTATGAAGTGTATTATTTGGGCTTTATTTGTGAtgaattttatgataaaaaatttgtaaaaatttAGAGTTCCAAATTGGGTGTTATGGctatattatcattatatttatgttttaaatataatgataatatcttttaatttaaattctattttgtaattaaatttgtatattattattttgcctTTAATtagattttcaatttaaaaatataggtataattattggaaattgttatatatagtaaaataaatCTTTAACTTAATGAATTCGAGTAGTTTTATAGAAAAGTGGTCCttctaaattttattgaaagatgcatatataattgaaacttaattataaataaattatttaacgTAAATTCAAAGTAATTAATAACTGGAAGTAAAATTATTTCGTTATTAATACATACTCAATTGTTTGcaaattgtgtttatattttcatatattgaCTTATGAAAATTCTTTAAAGACACCAAATCTCTTGAATTACtaaaattctataaaaaaaatactactgtcCATattcctgaaaatttgtcacttattctcattttgttcgtccctaaaaatttgtcacattttacttttatcatcttttgtagtggacctcacACTCAACTAACTCATcaacactcatattttatttagtttataaCTACTTCATCCGTCATAGTAGtgagtcattttatcattttggtacattacatagtagtggagtcatttacCCTTTTAATAGATTTTCAGTGGGATGCCCCAAAAACATGTTAATCGGTTatagtggacggagggagtactatgttatcatgatcaaatttatacagaattttttacttttgtgtTTTCCAAATATATAGCGTAAGGATATAAATACATCTAATAAAGTGTTATATACCATATGCTTCCTTTATTCAACTATAACACATAGTTTTCTAATGTCTTATTACATTTTCTGAAATGGAAGCATATTTCCAATTTATCCTTTGtcttattatattcatattctcCACTCTaaccttttattttaatatatttagccgttaatatatctttattatttgaaaatcatttgtcccgtgcatagcacagGTGATAACactagtattaaaaaaaatgaagtgaaatGAGTTGTCTATATAGAgttcaaataaaaaacgaaaaatTTGGGCCAGTTCTCGCTCGGCGCGCAAATGGCACCAGTGAGTGCCGTCCCGCTCTCGGTCATGCCCTTCCCGTCGCGCCCGCAGTAAGCCTTCCCACACGGCGATGGGATGACTCtctattgtgaatgctctaagaGTATGAAGGGCGTGTATAGCTATATTTTTAAAAGACAGGGACCATAAATGATATTCAAGCAAAGTTAATTGACTTAGGAATGAATTCTCCCTAAATATTGATTAGGTCGAAGCAGTCTATTGCTGCACTTCAGTTGTCATTTGCTTGAGGTCATGGCTTCGGAAAAGGAGGCTGCTCTTGCTGCC from Salvia splendens isolate huo1 chromosome 4, SspV2, whole genome shotgun sequence encodes the following:
- the LOC121799452 gene encoding ABSCISIC ACID-INSENSITIVE 5-like protein 2; this translates as MVAQKMGSHGGGSGNTGLSQAQIQSHDPNPLARQGSLYSLTLDEVQNQLGDLGKPLSSMNLDELLKTLWTAEANNQAGEAVDGGHNVQLPGQFVPGLSLNQQSNLMLSMDLSKKTVDEVWQDIQQGQKRSSLDRKTTLGEMTLEDFLVKAGVVSESAGGSVGDGGGADLTGMPQHTQWMNFQMSSMHTQQQQQQGMLPAFMPSHPVQQPITLGGNPIIDAGYPEAQMTMCSSPLMGTLSDTQTPGRKRVAPDDIAEKSVERRQKRMIKNRESAARSRARKQAYTHELENKVSRLEEENERLKRLQEVEKALPSIPPPEPKYQLRRTSSAPV